The window tttctctatttaagTAATACTTAAACTGATGGATTGAGATGGTACAGAATGGAGCATGTGAAAGAATTTAGTTGTCGAGGGATTTTAATTCTTCAGGTGGCATAACCAAATCAAATATACCACACAACTGACTAAGTAGCTCTGCATTGATTATTTCATGTTCTTTGCATGTCCAAAAAATATAGTGAGATGTCTCTCATACCTTACCCATGAGACTGTTTTTTGTGGACTTCTAGAAACTACTTATGTGCACAGTGAGCaggataaaatgtatttatgtattatCTCATGTAGTGCTCCTCTGATCATCTAATAGTATCAAAAAAAGGGAAGCTAAGCTTCCTAGTATGCATCTTTACAGTCAAGTCAGTATATGATAAAGTATAATATACTTTATAATATATTAACATCAAGGACTTTTTTTCCAATGTAGTAATTATTTCTGCATAGTATTAACACAGGGTTGTTTAGtgtcttaaaaattattcagaaggAATATTTCCTGGGAATGACAGTGACTGTAGGTAAGTATTACTGAAGACAGGATTTGTTCTTAGGGACtcttagtgattttttttctgaaatcgTATTGAACTTCTTACTCTGGCATGCAGTTAACACATTTGTGTAGGTGGACCTAAGGGCAGATCTTCAGACTTTGAACTTACTGAGATTTTACTCTGAGCATCAGAACTAAAAATATCACAGTAAGCCCATCACATTTAATGCAGAGAAGTTGAGTTTAGTATTCCAGCCACCAATAACAATGGCAGGTGAGTTATCTTAGTGGGTTTTGTGCCTTTGCTGTAGATGCACATGTGTGCAAATCACAGATCCACATCCACCATGACCCATCTTTTCATTATTGTTTGGAGCAGGcaaaagattattttggaaatgatGACCTTGctctccaattttttttttggtgggaatTTCTGGCTCCTGGGCTCACAAGAATGTAGTTATCAAGGAGAGTGGAGGAATAGGTTATATTCATGGTCTTAAGCCTACACAACATTCAGAAGGTGACCAACCTGCTCAGCAATAATAATGTCCcctaagcttttaaaaaaatttctttacagCATCTTACTCTCTTGTCTTTTCCTACACAATTGAACGGTTACACCATATGCAATTAAAATGTGGAGTCTTGgggaaaagctgcatttcatgGTGGCTGGAGTGATTATATGAAAAAGTTCCTAAACTGAGGATTTTCAGGATGAAAGAATATCAGTAGAAACTTTATGAATATAAagttaaaagcaaatacatatttttatattgaatgCTCCAATGACAGAGCTATGATTTTAACACTGCTACAACCTTTTTTAAATTCTACTTACTTGTCAGGAGAacattgtaaaataaaaaaatatgcctGCTGTGCCTTCTTGAAACTGCGTTAAGTAGGGCGCTCACAGCTAGAGTGAGCTTTATGTGTGAGAACAACTTGTTACTCCCCTACCCTCATCAGATCTGCATGTTGAGATCCAGCTCTATGTTACTGTCATCTTTTCATAACAAACAAGATTAGTTATTGacacagatttttcatttattcctgATTGACAGAGATTGCAGTAGAGGAGAAACAGGTCCATATCCTACTACGATGGGATCAAACATCTTCCTGGTGTTAAATGCCAGgttaaatgaaaagtaaaatgctgCCATCGCCTAAGAAGAAGCATTCACAAAAGCTAACTCAAACCTAGTGGCGATCTTGCTTCAGAACCTGTTGTGAATGAAGAGAGACAGGTTCCTCCAGGCAATGGCTAAATTAGTCTTCTGCTTTGAATCACTGTCTGGAAGGgtcttcctctcttttccatCGTATGGACAGTTTTCTAGATGAATGATTTGATGCTCGGCTTTGTGAGTCAAGTCCTGTGCTAAGAAGGTTAAGCTAAATTCCCCTGTGGAGTAACTTTACCAAAATTAGTGACATTCACTGATGGTGAGCATGGCTCAAACTTGCTGGAAGATACTATTTGAATAAAACTGCATTGTAACCTCACTGCCCCTGCTTGAATCAGTTATAAGAAAtcccactgacttcactgaGGATAGGATTTCATCTGAAGGGTCTTGATATTTACatgaaatacaatgaaaatCATGTCAGTTTAACaaatatgcaaagaaaatattagacTAGCATcaataaataacaaaacattGAATAAGAATGGGACACCATGCTCAGCTATCCCACTAAATTCAAGACCTCTCACAATTTACCAGGCAATGGGAGCAGCTTAAAAAGTGCTtaacagaggaaaagcaaacaaattcctataaaatggcatttgctttctttactAGGCTGGGCAGCCCATTTTTGAACTAGTCTCTAATGAAGCTGTTCAGTCCAAACTGGAGTTGTGAAgcttttcagactttcttcaCTGAAGCAGTAGCAATGGACAGAGAGTAGAGTTAGTCTGTAAGTGATCTGTCCAAcataaatgtaaatgttaaGACATTTTgattgtttacttttttaatttataaaaacataaacaTATTTGATTGTTGTTGTATATATACAGTTTTGGCAGAAGTCACCTTAGCTTCCAGGTCTCAGTGAAGAGAACTGAAGAGAACTGTTCACAGTTTGTTTGGTAGCAACAACAGATACATGAATCCAAAAATAATCCTTACAGATTATTTGTATGAATACTTGTTGCCGTCTTCCCAAGTATTCATGGTGTTGAGACCCATGTATGTCATAGGAAACTAGGGTTCATATTGGCAGGTTCTGCTGAGACACCCAATTCAGAATATTTCTGCTTATGAGAAATGCACCAaactgctttgcctttttttcccccatgggAACATTTTCACATAGGAATCTACTTTGTCTCCTGGAAAATCATGCAGTAACTCTTTGATAGCAGGAGTTGAACTTTTTTGTATGCATCCCTTCATGGGTAGGGTTGGGAGGGCATGTAATTACCGAAACCGAGAGAGACAGTGAGCATTTTTCTTGTAACACATGGCtgtaaatacacaaaaatagtCTAGATGGGAAGCTGTGTAACATAAGAGTGCTTTAAGCTCTCCTCTGAGATTGAAGttagacaattttaaaatagtcttcaaaagtgattttaaagaaTTTGCCAGGCTTACTCACTTTACATGCTGTCTTGGGTAACATCATTTATTCTATCATCTCTGTTTAAATTGGTTGTATTTATAGAGAAGAATCCTCACtaaatcacttaaaaaaaaacccccacaacaatTTCTGTGCAGTCCTCAGCATGTAGATCTCTGTAGGTGACAAAAGAGGTTTACACTTCAACATTTTACCAAAATACTAgtaaatgcttttcatttgcttgcaTATGAGAAGTAGTTGGTCAAGTAAGGAGGCCTCTGTTAAGCCGAAAGGATTAGGGGGTTTGCCTacctattaattttttatatttattgttatcaaatgacataattttttattatttcccttCATGATCTGTATTATTAAGAGAACAGTACCACCACTCTGTTCCAGCCAGCTGTTCTCGATCGGAGTTGTAGACTGTGTTCAGAACTGGAGCAAGCTGCTTGTTCTTGAGCGATTCTCAATTCAAAAGAACATGCTTTCTCCCTGTGGGTCTCATTTTGGGaagttttttaaagatataCCAGAACACTGTAAAATATATTCCCTTTGTTCTGCCTGCCAACACATGAAAATATGGTCTTCCTCTTTGAAGAGGGTGTTTTGATAATGGTCATTGTTCTTTGAGCAGTTAATACTACTCTAGCTTTCACAAGTTTTTCAATCTTACTTTCATGTATTGctagaaaaatgtaattgtgtAAGAACATAACTTATCTACTGGGTGAAGACAAAAGTCCTTTTAGCCCAATATCCTGTCTCTGATGAAGGCAAAAAGCAAATTCTTAGGAAGGAGTGTTAAAATAGACAAGCATATTGTGTTACTTCCTTTGATAAACCCTTCCACCCTCCAGCAACCTGTGGCTTAAACATGTCCTGAAAAATTGCATCACTATCTGTGTATTTAATAATCCTTGCTATACTTTTCTTCCATTACTTTGTCTGACTGCTTTCTTGTTCCACAGTATTTGTTTCTTCCATAATACTGTATGACAGTGATTTCCACCATTTAATTGCACACTTTGTAAAAAACAATATTACAGATGCAAATGTAGAATTAAATTTTCATAGTGATAAATACAGTTAACACACCAGATTCTTGTCCTGGTCAGTCGCACTTTAATGCAAGAGTGTTAGCTGGGAGGGATACAGTTAACTAAATGCTTGTATGTCtttaggttttaattttttctacCATATCCAATGAGTAGactttgttaaaaaacaaacaaacaaacaaaaaaacccattgcCTTCAGCTATATCTAActtctttctatttaaaagaatatttagcTGGGGTGAACCTTAAATTTCAGCGAAACGAGCCTTTCAACATTTGCACATAACATCCTCAGCTGCTATATAGTGGATATCAGGTCTTTTAGCTTTACAGAGTTTAGGTCACAGTTGCTTAGAGTATTGTTCTCAGTGAGGTAATTAAAccaaaatgcatatttattgCTGACATTTCTAGCTCAGGTTCATTCTAAAACTTCCAGGTAAATAGTTTTGCCTGGAGGCTTGTGAAGATATGTGCAGGCTGAGCTGTCTCATAGACATGGAGGGCTTAAAGGTAATGTAAagatacagtaaaataaaattgatatcatttgaaatgtttattttccagagCTCCTTTTGTAGGTTAAATGCACAGCAGTgacttttctctctgttatACAGAGGAGCCAATATACTGTTACACACCACACAACTTCACCCGCGATCAAGCCTTGTATGCCAGAGGATATTGTTGGACAGAATTAAAAGATGCCTTGCCAGGAGTTGATGCCAGCCACTGGCCCTCCTTGTTTGAGCATAAGTTCCTACCTTATGCGCTGCTGGCTTTTGCTGGTATAATGTACattccagctctgggctgggaaTTTCTGGCCTCCACCCGACTGACTTCAGAGCTTAATTTTTTGCTTCAGGAGATTGATAACTGCTACCACCGTGCAGCTGAGGGGCGGGCACCAAAAATAGAGAAACAGATTCAGTCCAAAGGCCCGGGGATCactgagagagagaagagagagatcaTTGAGaatgcagagaaggaaaaaagccctgaaCAGAACTTGTTTGAGAAATACCTGGAAAGAAGAGGACGAAGTAACTTTTTAGCTAAGCTTTATCTTGCGAGGCATTTGTTCATCATCTTTTTAAGCATCATACCAATTACATACTTATCCACCTACTATGCTACGCAGAAGCAAAATGAATTTACATGTGCACTAGGAGAGCCTCCAGACAAAACGAGCAGCTCCAAATTGCACATCAGAGTGAACTGTAAACTGCCATCTGTCCAGCTCCAGCGGATTATTGCTGGTGTAGATATTGTTCTCCTCTGCTTCATGAACTTGATAATCCTCATCAACTTAATTCACCTCTTCATATTTCGCAAGTCCAACTTCATATTTGATAAACTGAACAAAGTTGGAATAAAGACCAAGAAACAGTGGCAGAAGTCCCAGTTTTGTGACATCAATATTTTGGCCatgttttgtaatgaaaatcGGGACCACATAAAATCATTGAACCGTCTGGATTTTATTACGAATGAAAGTGATCTGATGTATGACAACGTGGTACGCCAGCTGCTTGCAGCGTTGGCCCAGTCCAACCATGATGCCACTCCAACCATGCGTGATTCAGGGATCCAAACGATAGACCCAAGCGTTGATCCAGCAGACATTGATGCTAATGAGCAGCTCATCATTAAGAGACCAAGGAAGAAGATGAAATGGATCCCAACTACCAATCCCCTTCCTCAGCCATTCAAGGAACAGTTAGCCATTATGAAGGTTGAAAACCATAAACCTGAAAAACCGAAGCCTGTGCGGAGAAAAACAGCAACGGACAGCCTTATAGCTCCTTTGTTAGAGTCTGCTGCAAAAACCTCACAGCAATCGTCCGCTCATAAAACTGAGCCAAACGCCATCCCAAGCacaagcagtgaaaaaaaacacacacgACACTTTTCCTTGGATGTTCATCCGTATATACTTAGtagcaaaaaacccaagccagAGATTCAAGCCATCCCCTCGATGCCTACGT of the Grus americana isolate bGruAme1 chromosome 1, bGruAme1.mat, whole genome shotgun sequence genome contains:
- the PANX2 gene encoding pannexin-2 isoform X3, with protein sequence MKKEPIYCYTPHNFTRDQALYARGYCWTELKDALPGVDASHWPSLFEHKFLPYALLAFAGIMYIPALGWEFLASTRLTSELNFLLQEIDNCYHRAAEGRAPKIEKQIQSKGPGITEREKREIIENAEKEKSPEQNLFEKYLERRGRSNFLAKLYLARHLFIIFLSIIPITYLSTYYATQKQNEFTCALGEPPDKTSSSKLHIRVNCKLPSVQLQRIIAGVDIVLLCFMNLIILINLIHLFIFRKSNFIFDKLNKVGIKTKKQWQKSQFCDINILAMFCNENRDHIKSLNRLDFITNESDLMYDNVVRQLLAALAQSNHDATPTMRDSGIQTIDPSVDPADIDANEQLIIKRPRKKMKWIPTTNPLPQPFKEQLAIMKVENHKPEKPKPVRRKTATDSLIAPLLESAAKTSQQSSAHKTEPNAIPSTSSEKKHTRHFSLDVHPYILSSKKPKPEIQAIPSMPTSKSQEGGFLNQEENVVVHVTSSLKDTSHPAKEILYSSETCRTVPAAGAFVTCNHNHIATTAAATSMTLNQVKPDPTPALNCNPAHPLLHINTLYEDHEEDVSNIMDNGIHSPTDTGEILSIPTPKQIRLATFDEPMAIVSSVEY
- the PANX2 gene encoding pannexin-2 isoform X2, whose protein sequence is MHSSDFSLCYTEEPIYCYTPHNFTRDQALYARGYCWTELKDALPGVDASHWPSLFEHKFLPYALLAFAGIMYIPALGWEFLASTRLTSELNFLLQEIDNCYHRAAEGRAPKIEKQIQSKGPGITEREKREIIENAEKEKSPEQNLFEKYLERRGRSNFLAKLYLARHLFIIFLSIIPITYLSTYYATQKQNEFTCALGEPPDKTSSSKLHIRVNCKLPSVQLQRIIAGVDIVLLCFMNLIILINLIHLFIFRKSNFIFDKLNKVGIKTKKQWQKSQFCDINILAMFCNENRDHIKSLNRLDFITNESDLMYDNVVRQLLAALAQSNHDATPTMRDSGIQTIDPSVDPADIDANEQLIIKRPRKKMKWIPTTNPLPQPFKEQLAIMKVENHKPEKPKPVRRKTATDSLIAPLLESAAKTSQQSSAHKTEPNAIPSTSSEKKHTRHFSLDVHPYILSSKKPKPEIQAIPSMPTSKSQEGGFLNQEENVVVHVTSSLKDTSHPAKEILYSSETCRTVPAAGAFVTCNHNHIATTAAATSMTLNQVKPDPTPALNCNPAHPLLHINTLYEDHEEDVSNIMDNGIHSPTDTGEILSIPTPKQIRLATFDEPMAIVSSVEY
- the PANX2 gene encoding pannexin-2 isoform X1, with amino-acid sequence MQHIIDNHPDMATALLAGEKLKELILPGQQDDKAGALAALLLQLKLELPFDRVVTIGTVLIPILLVTLVFTKNFAEEPIYCYTPHNFTRDQALYARGYCWTELKDALPGVDASHWPSLFEHKFLPYALLAFAGIMYIPALGWEFLASTRLTSELNFLLQEIDNCYHRAAEGRAPKIEKQIQSKGPGITEREKREIIENAEKEKSPEQNLFEKYLERRGRSNFLAKLYLARHLFIIFLSIIPITYLSTYYATQKQNEFTCALGEPPDKTSSSKLHIRVNCKLPSVQLQRIIAGVDIVLLCFMNLIILINLIHLFIFRKSNFIFDKLNKVGIKTKKQWQKSQFCDINILAMFCNENRDHIKSLNRLDFITNESDLMYDNVVRQLLAALAQSNHDATPTMRDSGIQTIDPSVDPADIDANEQLIIKRPRKKMKWIPTTNPLPQPFKEQLAIMKVENHKPEKPKPVRRKTATDSLIAPLLESAAKTSQQSSAHKTEPNAIPSTSSEKKHTRHFSLDVHPYILSSKKPKPEIQAIPSMPTSKSQEGGFLNQEENVVVHVTSSLKDTSHPAKEILYSSETCRTVPAAGAFVTCNHNHIATTAAATSMTLNQVKPDPTPALNCNPAHPLLHINTLYEDHEEDVSNIMDNGIHSPTDTGEILSIPTPKQIRLATFDEPMAIVSSVEY
- the PANX2 gene encoding pannexin-2 isoform X4, whose protein sequence is MQHIIDNHPDMATALLAGEKLKELILPGQQDDKAGALAALLLQLKLELPFDRVVTIGTVLIPILLVTLVFTKNFAEEPIYCYTPHNFTRDQALYARGYCWTELKDALPGVDASHWPSLFEHKFLPYALLAFAGIMYIPALGWEFLASTRLTSELNFLLQEIDNCYHRAAEGRAPKIEKQIQSKGPGITEREKREIIENAEKEKSPEQNLFEKYLERRGRSNFLAKLYLARHLFIIFLSIIPITYLSTYYATQKQNEFTCALGEPPDKTSSSKLHIRVNCKLPSVQLQRIIAGVDIVLLCFMNLIILINLIHLFIFRKSNFIFDKLNKVGIKTKKQWQKSQFCDINILAMFCNENRDHIKSLNRLDFITNESDLMYDNVVRQLLAALAQSNHDATPTMRDSGIQTIDPSVDPADIDANEQLIIKRPRKKMKWIPTTNPLPQPFKEQLAIMKVENHKPEKPKPVRRKTATDSLIAPLLESAAKTSQQSSAHKTEPNAIPSTSSEKKHTRHFSLDVHPYILSSKKPKPEIQAIPSMPTSKSQEGGFLNQEENVVVHVTSSLKAKTSLWASTD
- the PANX2 gene encoding pannexin-2 isoform X5, which codes for MYIPALGWEFLASTRLTSELNFLLQEIDNCYHRAAEGRAPKIEKQIQSKGPGITEREKREIIENAEKEKSPEQNLFEKYLERRGRSNFLAKLYLARHLFIIFLSIIPITYLSTYYATQKQNEFTCALGEPPDKTSSSKLHIRVNCKLPSVQLQRIIAGVDIVLLCFMNLIILINLIHLFIFRKSNFIFDKLNKVGIKTKKQWQKSQFCDINILAMFCNENRDHIKSLNRLDFITNESDLMYDNVVRQLLAALAQSNHDATPTMRDSGIQTIDPSVDPADIDANEQLIIKRPRKKMKWIPTTNPLPQPFKEQLAIMKVENHKPEKPKPVRRKTATDSLIAPLLESAAKTSQQSSAHKTEPNAIPSTSSEKKHTRHFSLDVHPYILSSKKPKPEIQAIPSMPTSKSQEGGFLNQEENVVVHVTSSLKDTSHPAKEILYSSETCRTVPAAGAFVTCNHNHIATTAAATSMTLNQVKPDPTPALNCNPAHPLLHINTLYEDHEEDVSNIMDNGIHSPTDTGEILSIPTPKQIRLATFDEPMAIVSSVEY